In Hermetia illucens chromosome 1, iHerIll2.2.curated.20191125, whole genome shotgun sequence, one genomic interval encodes:
- the LOC119661123 gene encoding histidine triad nucleotide-binding protein 1-like yields MALLLRNTVHSLRNQIKFAATARSTLSTTPVNCNEELKAQEAVTAGKPRSRGEPTLFDKIIAKEIPADIFYEDEKCLAFNDIAPQAPVHFLIIPKLRIPMLEVSEPSDSEVLGHLMIVAGKLGKEKAPKGFRMVVNNGLHGCQSVYHLHLHVLGGRQLKWPPG; encoded by the coding sequence ATGGCGCTACTGTTACGCAACACTGTGCATTCGCTGAGGAACCAAATCAAGTTTGCCGCGACTGCCCGGTCAACATTGTCCACGACTCCTGTGAATTGCAATGAAGAGCTGAAGGCGCAGGAAGCAGTTACTGCTGGAAAACCCAGGTCCCGCGGCGAGCCAACGCTCTTCGATAAGATCATCGCCAAGGAGATTCCCGCCGACATATTCTATGAGGATGAGAAGTGTCTGGCCTTCAACGACATCGCGCCCCAAGCCCCAGTGCATTTCCTCATCATACCCAAGCTGCGGATTCCCATGCTGGAGGTGAGTGAGCCCAGCGACAGTGAAGTTCTGGGACACCTGATGATTGTTGCGGGAAAACTAGGGAAAGAAAAGGCACCCAAAGGATTCCGCATGGTGGTCAATAACGGCCTGCATGGATGCCAAAGTGTCTACCACCTGCATCTGCACGTCTTGGGCGGACGACAGCTGAAATGGCCTCCAGGCTAA